ATTCCACAATCTGCTGCAGCTTGCACTCAAAATGAATGCGGGATGCACGCAGTCTTGGCACCTTGACACGAACGGATGGTGCGATTTCGAGCCCCACTGCCTCTACTTCACTGATCTCTTGCGGATAATCGGCAGAAGTCTGATTGACCGCATCCACATTGTGTACGTCTACCATATTGACCACGAATTCTCCCGTTTGGATGATGTTTCGTGCCGTATCTTTTGGGACACTTCCCGGCTTGCGCATGACGGCAACCGAAACCATCATCGGTTCAATGCTGGCGACATTAAAATAGCTGAAAGGAGCGGCATTGACGATCATTCCCTCCCCTAACGAGGTGACCCAAGCGATCGGCCTCGGGACGATACAACCGATCAAGAGCTTGTATTTTTCCTGCCGTTCAATCTCGTGAATAGCGATCTCCATTGCGTTTTTGCACCTCT
The window above is part of the Brevibacillus brevis NBRC 100599 genome. Proteins encoded here:
- a CDS encoding flavin reductase family protein — translated: MEIAIHEIERQEKYKLLIGCIVPRPIAWVTSLGEGMIVNAAPFSYFNVASIEPMMVSVAVMRKPGSVPKDTARNIIQTGEFVVNMVDVHNVDAVNQTSADYPQEISEVEAVGLEIAPSVRVKVPRLRASRIHFECKLQQIVELGSPTTSDLIIGEVVHVHVADELYHAGRIDATAFAPVSRLAGHTYATLGEQFDRPRPVYEPPVK